In Ananas comosus cultivar F153 linkage group 10, ASM154086v1, whole genome shotgun sequence, the sequence caaatattatctctgtgattttatatttttttctcttaagtattatgtaatttaaagtgtatcaatttagtgcttttttttttcagctctttcgttaatattttgttaaattatataaaagaacttcagataccctacctaggtttattaaatattcactttagtaccatttagttttaactttgttaaaactacggggtactaaattgaaacattttaaaccacaagatactaaaataaaaaaagtgcgaaatcagagatatggtatctgaagtttttcttagttaataagttaataattaaaaaagaagatTTAAATTGAAGATATtgagttaaaaatattaactcAGAACGCAATTACCGATCAAACACAAtactttctgattttttttttttttttagagataggtagcacgctacccgcttcgtttatttcatttaaaaataaacttagctagaaatgtgaatcaactaggattcgaatttcggtctcggataccaaccaccaagtcctttgctacttgctctagggacggtcatcTGGACGGAACTTAACAACACTATCTTCTACGAGTACCTGCCCAATGCAACCAGGGCGCTCGAGCGCGTAAATACCTTGACGAATGACTGGATGCATTTGCCTTGACGATTCACGAGATCTTCCTCTTTCTATGCTGGGGATACCCACTTCTGTACTCTCTCACCCTCTCTAGCTTTCTCTTCTacctttatttttcactttcttgtTTACTTCATACCTTTTTTCTATCTTTCTTAAGAGGCCTTAGCTGCTTTCATCATGCAAGCTtagttcattttacttaatgaatgaataAGATAGCtcgctacctctttctcaaaaaaaaaaaaaaaaaaaaaaaaaaaaaaacaatacttTCTTGTGTTTTCGTGCTGTCCCCAAATTAGTCATACATGAAGACTAATGTCCTAAGTTAGGACACCcagaaaataaaactataattcaCCAAGTCAAATTTGCCGTGCCCCACAATTTTTAGTCTCGAATAATTAAAGCTTAAGCGTCATCTTCATTTAATCGTCAACCACTGTTGTCAAGTAAAAGTACGCCACGTTCGACATATGCCGTGATTAGAAGCTTCTTTTGCGATCACAAGTTAAGAACACGAACGGACATTCTCTTCGTTGTCTTCAGGAAAAAGGCAATTGCTCTGCTCTGCGTGCCCACAGAGATTTTGTATTTggacccctttttttttgtgtgcgtGTGAGAACCAACAAAATGTCAATGGTGTGGATCTTTTGAGAGTGGACTAGTTCCATGCTGTATGAATATAAAACACAATGAGCATTGAAAGCTATGTACTTCTACTAAAACAAAATATAGCTATTCGAGTTTTCACATCTCTCTTGCCTATTTTGTGGGGTCGTGCGCACGCACGCAGAAAAGGTTGAATTTCACAAAGGACATCAGATATTTATTTTGACATATAAATTCGAAGCCAGTAATGAATTGGCTTAGAAGATGAACTTGTGAGAGTCTAAGAAGGCTCAAAATCTCATATTCAACAACAAGGTTTCACAAATGTGGTGAAGTGAGAACGTGTTTTACAAATGCATATCCAAATTATAGACGAGCACAAAGGATGATTCGACTGGTGCAGCAAACATAACATCTGCACCGGCGAAATTTTGGCGAATCTAATTTCTTAGACAAAAACAACGGAAAAACAAGGGTATGAAATTAAATATGTAAGCAAGTTACTAATCCTAAAGGACTTGCTCTTGCCAATTCTCTTGGCATTTTATTATTTGCAGTTATTGCCACGACAAGGGAGCGGCAAATACAAACACTGAAATTTGGTAGGGACAGAAAATTATCTGATGTCAAAACTTTTACTTGGCGAGAAACTTACGGCTCACAGATTCATAACTTGGTACATGAATAACTGCACAACAGAGAGTAACAAGTAAACAACAAAACAGATACATATATGAATAAAGACAATAAGTTTGAGATCTAAGTAGAAACTTACCATCTCCCCACGAAGCCATTGTTAGCGGCAAAGAAATGATTTTTTCGGCAAGGGAAGTCATATCTTTCAATGTAACTCCGTCTATGGCTTTCAGGAAATGCTCAACAGGTTTCCTAGAGAGAAAATTACAATGAAAAGAATGACTTCTTTATATTATGAACAACTTGATAGATGCTTTTAGTAAGTGAAGAAACCAAGTTGTATTGGAACTTCTGATAATGAATGATCAAATCAAGTTTGTCCAGATTGTTGGTGGCATATTAGAAACCACAAAGAGGAGGTTTGAAGGACCTTCTAGAAATCTTCAAAGgcaaatatatatcaaaaaaaaaaaaaacaaacaaacaatttCCCGCACTCTTTTGGCAACCAGACCACTAGAAAGGCCTTGCAATATATGTTTTTAATTATCCAGGAGATATCTCTTTACTTGGGAAAGACCTTGAAATGGAAGTTAGAACGATCCTTGCATAGAACTACGGTTAAAACCCAGCAGAGCATTATAAAGGATTCACCAATGAAATTATGGGAAATTACCTTTCTCCATATGTCAAAACCTGCCGACCTATGTCTTCTGAAGCTACGATCTGCAAAAAATGCATTAGCAATAGAACTTAACAGCACGAAAGACTTTAAAATTCATGGCATATAATATATCAATAACATACTCGTGATTCCAGGTACATCAAAACAGCAGACTTAGCCGACTCTTTGGCACGATCTAGTTGAGCTTGGTCAACTGTACACGAGCGTAACTTGggttaacaaaaaaataaataactcgCTGAGAACAGCTATCAACATGGAGCAACCGCATACCTTGCCCAGGAGTGGCTATTGAAAGAAGCTCTCTAGCTGCCAAATCAACAGCTTTAGGAGCAAACTCCGAACCCTAGTTCAAAAAAGTATTTCCTAATAAGCTCATCtacagcaaaaagaaaaaataaaaataaaaataataaaatggcaTATGCATGCAAGAAAAAAACATCAACGTGCAAAAGGAAaaactagagaagaagaagattaaaaagagaagagaagagaaggtaAGATAATCAATAAGCAAAAGAAAGGCTTACTCAAAAGTTCACAAAATTATAAAAGCTCAGCACCTGTCATAGATCCTTTTTTATAAACACCTCCAACTATAGAAATTGTTGTGAAAGTAGTCCATTGCCTATGACACCTCTAGGATTCTGTAAATATACCCTAGAATGACCAAGAAAGCATAGAAGTGAACTGTGTTCAATTTATGTAAATATTAGAAAACTGTTGGAATGTATCTAGCTGATCAAATCTACCTGCATATTAAGATCTTAGAAACATACACTGATTTATGCACAGAAAAAACTGAAGCCATTTTCAACAAGAAACAGACATACAACTCCAGGAAATATTAGTCGACGTACTTGTCTTCATGTTCGCATTCAACCAGATTATTCCATGGAAAAGGCAGAGAAAAGATACGAGTGCCATTGATAAAAACATAAGGGATCTGATAATAGCATAACCGATTTGCACCCATGCAGCAATGCAGCATAATGAAACAATAGATATTATTACACATTATTAATTCATAGGTTTGGAGACATTCAGCATAGGAGGAaaacaaacccaaaaaaaaaaaaaaatccccgtTAAGCCGGAGCAGTGCTTCAGGAcataaaaatgataataatgaaAAGGGAAAAACTATGATAAGTAGCACAGTAGCCTAAAGGATAATTTTCTGTACAAACATATCAGGAAGATGATGTCTTACGGTGGTTGCATGAATTCCGAAAACGCCGGTATCATTGTATATGCTGTTAAAAGCGGAGAATGCCTGGATTTGAGGGAATTCATTTAAGACACGCAAATCTGTACAAAATGAACAAGATTAGAAGAAGCTGACGTACTATTACATAGACCAGTCAAGTAAAAGACTGGATTTCAGTTACCCCTAGCCCATGCAAGTTAAAACACCACACGTACCCCGAACGTCCAAAGACCGAGGTTTTAACAACTCAAAGTTGTTGTGAAACCACGGCAAGTAGTAGTATTTGCAGTACTAGAAGCTTTCAATGTGAAAAAGAAGTTGGTAATTACTGCTTACATAACAATCAGATAGCcatgatttttagaaatcagAAATTACAGCTTATATGACCATCAGAGTCAGGATTTTGACACAATCTTGATGAAACTTGCAAGAAATTCTATAACCAGCACGAGTCACTTACATAACCGAGAAAACATCCCTTTTCCTGGCCCTCCAGCAGAAAATGAGCCACCGCCTCCCATAAGCATCTGGACAACATTGCACTGCTTTCAATCATGTTCTTGAAAAATCATCTACAAATAGTCAACAGAAATAATGCCACATTTAAGAAACTTGTGAAAAACATATCTAATGAATTTGGGCCTGAACCTGAAGTACTGTTAGAGTCATGGCATCCTTCTCTTTACGCCAACCACCAGGCACCTCAAACGCCAGTGCAACATGAGTCTTCTGTCATCCACAAATCAAAAAGAACAACAATGCCAACGTATCACAAGAATAAGACAAAAAAGGGACCAAAAACAACATATTTTTGCCGTATCACACACCGATGAATCAGCTTGGCATCGATACTCCCCTCCGACATACGCAGATTTGGGCTCTTCACATTGTGATACATTGGGAAGATCAGATAAGAGCGGTTCAGCAATGGATACCAGTTCGTCATGTTCTACACCTGACGCTGCGAGTACGATTCGAGAAGCAGTGTAGTTTTCCTAAATGCCATAAAAGAAATATTAGTGATAGAATGCAAACTATAAGCAGTCACTAAGGGGGTGCTTGGTTCCTCGAAAAAGTGCAGAAAACTGTTTTCGAGGAAAAAAGTTTTAAAGCCACTATTTTTCCCTAAAAtcttgaacaaaaaaaacttttctagGAAAACTACTTTTACCTACAACCAAACGGATGGAAATACTTTTCCAaccaaaaaactattttctggGATATTTTCTGAAAAACCAAACACCTCCTAAAGCAGCATAATACAATCTAGGAACTCAATTTTACCGCGACAAATTCTTCCAAGATGGTtgagtttaatttatttattgcaGATTCCGGAGCTATCAGAGGATTTGCCAATGCACCAGAATAGCCAGCAGAATGAATAGCCTCCAAAAGCAAGCCTTGAGGGTTGCTAGAAATTTCTCCGAGCTCTGCCTTCATTTTCTCTAACTGCAAATTATACATTATGATAACTCACTACCTAGAAGAACAAATGTAGATGCCAAAAATGATTCTACAAGATATCTAGAAATACCTGTTCTTTGACTTCCCAATCGAGAAAAGCGGGATTTCTCATGCAATCAATAAGCACCTCAACCATTTGGGGCATGTAAGTTTTCAGAGCATCAAAAGTATAACTCATTTGTTCACGGGAAGCTGATGCAGTGACACTTCCTCCGACAGCTTCAATCTCACGTACTATGCGCAGATGGCTCCTGTTTGTTGTGGTTTTGTAAGCCATGCGCTCCAAAAGGTGTGATGCACCTATAGTTGCAGGCGTTTCATATACAGAACCACAATCCACGTATAATCCTATTGAAGCAGCAGGCCTCTGACAAATGAATCTAAGTCAATATTGTCCAAAGCagtgaaaatgtataaagacccctcaactgtagataattttgaaatagccATCCCaacttattttctttattttcgaCAGCCCTCAAACTTTTGCTCATTTCATTTTGAGTTATTTTTGTCAGCTGAATTGCGGATTCCATTAAATTTAGTAACAAAACTGTTAAATTTAATGTCTCTGACCGCTTTTTAGGAAACAGAACTGCAGGTTTATGGAGCTGTTAAATTCAATGAAATACGCTAATAGACCGTAGGACACAACTTGAACTAAAATGAGGAAAAGATAAGGGAATgtaaactaaaatatatatgtatatattaaagttTAAGGTTCGGTTTGAAATAGCCTATAGCTTTCTGgctctctatacattttttacCTCTACAACCAACAGATACACTACATTGAAatttcacaatcatattaaaaaGCACACATACTGGAGATGTTTCAGAGGCAATCTTCACACCATTTGCAAGAGTTGTGATTCTCGTCTTGGCAGGTTCTACATAATCAGGTAGTGGAGGAGGAAGCATGACGCCTGGAAGTGGGAAATCTAGAGGAGGAAGTTGATTAGATCGTCCGCCTGTGAGCCAGCTAAAGAAGCCACCAGAAGACCTTTTTGCTACACTGGTGCTAGCAAATCTAATAGCAGCATTCAGACTTTGGGCATCGACTCCAGGTTGCTAGCAGAACAAATGATAGATAATTAGGTATTGCCAATACTGATTTCAGTCTTGAAATGAAAACAATAACAAATCGTAATCTGACCACCCTGTTTGGCTATATTTGAATTGGTGAGATAGATGGAGTTCCAGCccacttttttctttaattctcttGCTAAGGATAGTTAATAGCTGATCATTTGAAATGATTCTCACTAATTTGGATGGCCCTCGTTCAGTTTAACCTAATAGGATGATTAGCAACTTATCTTGATTTCAGTTCCTCAACTGGTAGAAAATTTCAATGTCCGAAAATACGCTTACTGCTGTCCAAGACTTAGACAGGATCACAATTCACAAATAACAGCGTTCTATATGTTCATTTTTAATAATAGACTCAAAAAACAAATCCAATCACTGGAACTCATCGAATTGCAAATCAGTTCAAACCAATCTCCATTTGATAACAAACCAACAAAAATGTTCATTTAGAGGTCGAATTTTCAAGTTCGTAGACAATTTTGGAAATATAATTTGACACAATTATATTCTAATTAAATCACTAACAGAGACTACATTAAGCTACCTCGTGGTCAAACCAACGTAACAAAACAAAACCAATCATCACAAATTCAACTGTCGTATCCAAATCTCCTAAAAACATAAGAACATAGAGCATATCAACAAGGATTCTGCAAATTCTCATAGCCATTCCAAATCCAAAAAAAGACGCGATCATCTACAAACCACTACAACCAATTCAGCttaaaaatcaacaaaaataaacaaaattaacaCCATTTGTGATCGGATCCGAAGCATAAACAATGAACTCAGACACTAAAAGTTGGAATTCTCAGCTCGCAACTATGAGATTCTGAGGTTAGGGTTTGTGAGATCCAACCTTTAGAGCCTTGAGACGAGACGATGCGACTCTATACATGGCGAcgttgatgatgatgacaatgaTGACGATGGAGAGGAGCGAGCTCTCGATCGAACACTGATGGGATTCGAACACTGGTGTGGATCGAAGAAGCCGAAGGGAGAAGATGATACGGTGGAAAACAAAGAGGAAATGGAAAGGTCGAGGAGTATCCAGTTTCCACCGTTAATTAGATACATCGTTTTCCTGGACCCGGCCCACCACGTCAGCAAAGGTTGTTAATAATTCCTAGAATATAAAcacatcaaaattaaaattagctAAACAAAATTCCTTTGAATTCCAGTTTGTTTCcaatgattttaaatttatccaaATGAAATTTATCTGAgctgaaatcaaaatatttcttgatttgatttttaaacgGAGTGAATCGCTCTGTATTGTATATCAGtatatttctcaaaataaaataaaataaaattgtggaTGAAATATTGGGCTCTTTGTTGATGTTTGACCAAATTGTTTAGAAAATTAAGGCCAAGTTCAAGTCCAAGCTCAAAGGCCAGTACCCATAGGCAGtatttggttcgggaataaagGAGAAAATAAGTCCTTATTCATCTCTTCGTtctcaaatattatatttggtATCCGAGAACAGTAATTCTCAgatttttagaataaataattcttacttatactcgaaccaaacgtAGTCATAGGATTTTCTCTAAGCCCACTTTAAattgctatatatatttataggacattaaattaaaataaaaaatatataaaaattactttaGGATGAGAGTTAGAAAACATCAAAGGCTACGCAGTTCTCAATCTAGAAGCCTCATAAcaccaaaatttgaaatcatcattcggaaaagcaaaaaaaaattttcattggcaaaaaagaaaatgtagaaTGCTAACAAAAACTGACAAGTAGCTAATACATAAATATACGCATAGTTTTCATGGTTATGTATGTATTAAAAACTAGGCACAATTGCCATTGAATGCATTGTCGCGCAACTACTATCAAATGCGTCAAAATGCCATACAATACACCTCTATGGAGTccctgttttattttttttttttgtttttttttcttttttgagagagagagataggtagcacgctacctgattcgtttattttatttaaaaataaacttagctggaaatgtgaatcaactaggattcaaatttgggtctcagGCATCAACCACCGAgccatttgccacttgctctagggacggtcggtgtccTGTTTTATATGTTGGCATAAATTACTGGAATGATGCGAGTACATTGACATACAAAATTACAAGTAACGCGTGACTGCTGCATTAGATCATATTGTATGACACgaaaatttttgaagaataCAATTTTCATAACAACAGAGTTTAGAAGTAATTTGATACTCCTTTGGCATGTGCTTAGCACTTTTAACTATTGTTATAATAGTAAAGAAAATAACTATGAAACAAGtgattattcttaaaaaaacttAAGTTCTTGGATAATAACATTCTAATAATTATTCATATTTAATATGAATCACTTGTTcgcattaaataataataaaagaaaattaatataagGCCAATGGATAATGTTCTGCCAGatttgctgaaaaaaaaaaaaaaaaaaaagcccaccGCCCATGTGATGAAAATTTCATCtattatttatgtttaaatttttacattattatttGAGTAATTTACAAAAGTATAAGTTCTATTAACATTGCTGTGTAAAAATATTTCGAGATCGTTGTCATAGTAAACTTTTGGAataatcaattataaaaaaacaataatgaCATTAAATTCACtgcaataatttaaataaaaaaaattaaaattgaaagagAGCCATTTTAAATTTTCCACCCACATCCTATTTATATTACTCCTCTCATTGCTCTCAATCTctactccaaaaaaaaaaagaaaagaaaaattcccAGCGCCTCCTCTTACTCcacctcctctttctctccctctccatcaaCGGCGCCTCCTCCGAATCACCACCGTCGAAAACCGCAACCGATCCAACGGCGGCGACGGGCTCAGCTGCGCCACGTGGCGGCTCGGGGCGGAGACGATGAGCACGTTGGGTGGGCGGGGGCGGGGAACACGGGAGAGTTGCGTGGACGAGCACGTGACGGGTTATTACGCTCGCAGGGGCGGACACTATGCGGACGCGAACGAGGCGCTGGGTTTTGCACGGACGGTGAGGATGGGAGACGATGGGATGGACGCGTGGATCTTCGACGTTGATGAGACCTTGATCTCCAACATCGGACGGCTCGGGTGCGCCCGcttttcttttacttgtttcttcattataatttttttttatataattatttataagtcAGCATTtttatgtattaattaataaaatattagtttatttataatttttcattgttCGGTAGCACGTAGGTCTAATATTCAGAAGAATTTGCCATCCCCGAATCAGCAGGTAAATTCTGCAATTCTGCAGGATTTATCTGCAGGATTTGAATGCCGGATACCACTATTGGACAAAGGCTAATCTTCAGGTAATACTATTGTATtttattcaacttttttttcccggtaaacttcaaataccgttCTTATGGTTTCACCGACCGTCCccagagtaagtggcaaaaggtttgatggttggtacccgagatccaagtttgaattctagttgattcatattttaaactaagtttatttttaaatgaaataaaataaagcgGATAACGTGCTATCCATCTCTCAAGTGcatcgtgctattaatagcatagtaaccggactcctatagaactaggctaatatactattaatagcaccaagttattggtgctaccaagtttttggccattagattaagagaaatgtggttaggatgatgtgggcctcctggaattgagtggttggttggttgaatagtataatctaacaggtgaaaatgatcaaaaaggtaaatttaacggcggaaaacttgatagcaccaagtgcctcgtgctattaatagcataatagccggactcatatagaactagactaaaatactattaatagcaccaagctattggtgctattagttttttaactcttggattgagaaatatatGGTTAGagtgatgtgggccctctagagttgagtgagtggtttgttgaatagtataatttaacggataaaaataattaaatgaaaattttgatagtactaaatttttaatactattgatagtatctcagtcggattatatatatatatatatatataaaattgagctcaatacttttaaaagtatcaagtcattggtacctgtaagtttttagccattggattaaggaatATGCAGTTAAGATAATGTAGGCCCCATAGGGTTaagtggtggttggttgaatagtataatctaacgggtgaaaatgatcaaaggcgtagatctaacggtaaaaaatttacaagcatcaaatacttggtacttttacaagcaccatagccggactctatatatatatatatatatatatatatatatatatatatagagagaggctACTATNatatatatatatatatgtggcatTTCGTATGGCGACATTTTGTGCACATGGCGCAATGAATGTGTGATTGTAATAGTCCAGTACAAAGAGTCAGGTTGACTAGTCAAACTGATATTTTTTTGTCCCTTAGAAGAACCTCTCAGAAGATAAGACGTAGACTTCTATGTACCAGGTGCACAagcacatttttttattattattattacatgaGAAATACTACACACCCCGAATATTTAGTTTTAACGTATACACCCATAGATCCTTACGAATCATATTAATTCATCActtattttcttatatataatatttataaattaatcttttaacTAAAAgctaaataatttttgaattcttAGATATAGAAACGTTACAAGCCTAAGATTTATACCCTACTAAGGATgtacatataataattttttcgattttatatatattatacctgtattaaaatacaataataaaggTTTCAAACACAAAATTCATGTAATAAATTTACACTCCACGATATTTAAGAAATCTAAGTATCAAAATAATAAGTTATTAGATTTGCCTCTAATTCTTGAACTGTGAAATTTTCTAGCGATATTCTATTTCGATCAATCTATATATTAAGTTAAGATTATATCTAACTTTATTGTGATTATTTCTAGTTTTATGGGATTTGATcactaatataaatatatttttgatttcaCTAATTCAGCTCATCAAATGAGAGGgaatatgaatatattttttagatgcTAGAATTTTGTAAAGAGAGGCATATTCTGTATTCTACTTAGATTATAATAAAAGCAGGTCAGTACTAGTCGAaccatataaatatttatgtattttaattttttttatatttctttgtttggcacaaattatacatattttttttgtatttgtcaTTACAGTTATTCAgttataattttgtaaataagatatttactttttttttttgagaaaaaatgtaGCACCCAacttgcttcattcattaagtaataAATTTGTCTATATGAAGTAAAAACAAAGGGACAAGAGTTTCGCAAAAGAAAGACGAAGAATTTTAAGTTAATACATCTAGTCCCCTCCATTATGTTCTGTCACTATTTCGtccttttattataatttttatcctgaatatttttgaaaattatagaagtatattaaaaaaatatattttttataaaataagtaagaataatttgatcattttgtctTCTTAATTAATGCTGTAactctttaaaaataataaattttaaaagttagaaaaaaaagtaaaaaaaaatatttatcgagaaattttctatattatagttttcgtttttatttttatttttttattcaactcCATGTGGCACCAACTCTATTGGGCAGTTATAATTGCATATAAATAGAAattcggtgtttggtttgatatatttaactccaactgctgcaaTAAGAATTATAGGAGAATGCCTAACTACAGCAATTGAAACTGTGTCTAAATTGGCCCCAATTCCAACTGCAAAAGTTGGAGAGAGcacttttttaagaaaaagataagcTTATTTccctaattatttttgaaataaaaaatattttatttttctacattAAAGATAATCTTATTAtcgtatatataaaatgataaaattttaaaatttatttcgtAATTATATGCATCCAAAcaaatctattactatatataaaagtagaacccttaatgaaccctatgtgagaaactgacacgtggctttctatatgtttgccacgtgtcaatctcaaatatggatatttaaattattatttaattaatgaaataCGTAATTTCGTATtagcagataattaattatttaaaattattggttgcgaaataagcaataatctgttgcgaattatttgaaatggttagttgcgaaaaaaagggtcaaacttaaatttcgtatctatctatctatctattactatatataaaagtagaacccttaatgaaccctacgtgagaagctgacacgtggctttctatatgcttgccacgtgtcaaactcaaatatgaatatttggtgacgaactatttaaaattattagtttaattaattatttaactcaaatatgaatatttggttacgaactatttaaaat encodes:
- the LOC109716505 gene encoding mitochondrial-processing peptidase subunit alpha-like, giving the protein MYRVASSRLKALKQPGVDAQSLNAAIRFASTSVAKRSSGGFFSWLTGGRSNQLPPLDFPLPGVMLPPPLPDYVEPAKTRITTLANGVKIASETSPRPAASIGLYVDCGSVYETPATIGASHLLERMAYKTTTNRSHLRIVREIEAVGGSVTASASREQMSYTFDALKTYMPQMVEVLIDCMRNPAFLDWEVKEQLEKMKAELGEISSNPQGLLLEAIHSAGYSGALANPLIAPESAINKLNSTILEEFVAENYTASRIVLAASGVEHDELVSIAEPLLSDLPNVSQCEEPKSAYVGGEYRCQADSSKTHVALAFEVPGGWRKEKDAMTLTVLQMLMGGGGSFSAGGPGKGMFSRLYLRVLNEFPQIQAFSAFNSIYNDTGVFGIHATTGSEFAPKAVDLAARELLSIATPGQVDQAQLDRAKESAKSAVLMYLESRIVASEDIGRQVLTYGERKPVEHFLKAIDGVTLKDMTSLAEKIISLPLTMASWGDVIHVPSYESVSRKFLAK